Proteins co-encoded in one Nicotiana sylvestris chromosome 7, ASM39365v2, whole genome shotgun sequence genomic window:
- the LOC138873746 gene encoding uncharacterized protein, with amino-acid sequence MNKIQVKRVLVDPGSSANIIQSRVVKQLGLRDQIVPAARVLNGFNMPSETTKEEIMLPVYVAGTIQETKFHVIEGDMRYNVLLGRPWIHNMRVVPSTLYQVLKFPIPKGVKMVYDEQPIAKEMFAIDEVIPVLTLTSAKEPKSKEKKEVK; translated from the coding sequence atgaataaaattcaagttaaacgtgtgttggttgatccaggtagctcggcaaaTATTATCCAATCAAGGGTCGTAAAGCAGCTCGGCCTTCGGGATCAAATCGTTCCTGCAGCTCGAGTGCTCAACGGTTTCAACATGccaagtgaaaccaccaaagaGGAAATTATGTTGCCAGTGTACGTGGCCGGAACTATCCAGGAAACAAAGTTCCATGTAATTGAAGGTGATATGAGATACAATGTGCTGCTTgggagaccttggatccataATATGAGGGTGGTACCTTCAACACTTTATCAAGTTTTAAAATTCCCAATACCGAAAGGAGTCAAGATGGTTTACGACGAGCAACCAATAGccaaagagatgtttgcaattgATGAGGTGATACCAGTTTTGACTCTAACATCAGCAAAAGAGccaaaatcaaaggaaaagaaggaagtcaaatag